One candidate division KSB1 bacterium DNA segment encodes these proteins:
- the hisS gene encoding histidine--tRNA ligase: MPSELIARRAIVSVVEEAYRRYGFQPLETPAIEYLEILTGKSEENDKLIYEIKRARGDNEETDESAIALRYDLTVPLARVVAQYAELPRPFKRYQIQPVWRADRPQPRQGRFREFVQCDADIVGTSSLLADAEIIALTYEVLRDLGFEKFRIRLSSRKFLHGLSELVTGDQVHFARFCRCLDKLDKLGWDGVEREFVANEIPAARARELVTQISASAGHDPDFPAVHRLLSTNPTASGGIDEIEAVYRAALELGVPVASLSFDPTLARGLDYYTGPIFETVLPDHPHIGSLTGGGRYDGLVGTFSKANVPATGTTIGLDRIQTALTQLGKFAAAASTTQALVARFDDGGMSENLRIAAELRRAGFRVEVWYDDDRMKKQFAYADKQGIPLVLICGPEERAKSEVAVKNLRTAEQISVPRSELAPRVSSLLK; this comes from the coding sequence TTGCCTTCCGAGCTCATCGCCCGACGCGCTATAGTGTCCGTGGTAGAAGAGGCGTATCGGCGCTACGGCTTCCAGCCGCTCGAAACGCCGGCCATCGAGTACTTGGAGATTCTCACCGGCAAGTCCGAGGAGAATGACAAGCTCATCTATGAAATCAAGCGCGCCCGGGGGGACAACGAAGAGACGGATGAGTCGGCGATTGCCCTCCGCTACGATTTGACGGTACCGTTGGCGCGAGTGGTCGCGCAATACGCGGAACTGCCGCGGCCATTCAAGCGCTACCAGATTCAGCCCGTCTGGCGCGCGGATCGGCCGCAGCCGCGACAGGGCCGCTTCCGCGAGTTTGTGCAGTGCGATGCGGATATCGTGGGGACGAGTTCGCTGCTGGCTGACGCGGAGATCATAGCGCTGACGTATGAAGTACTGCGGGATTTGGGATTTGAGAAGTTTCGCATACGATTGTCGTCGCGGAAGTTCTTGCACGGGCTATCTGAACTTGTGACCGGCGATCAAGTGCACTTCGCCCGATTCTGCCGTTGTTTGGACAAGTTGGACAAGCTCGGCTGGGACGGAGTTGAACGGGAATTTGTCGCCAATGAGATTCCGGCGGCGCGGGCCCGCGAGTTGGTGACACAGATCTCGGCATCCGCTGGCCATGATCCGGATTTCCCGGCCGTGCACCGACTCCTGAGCACAAACCCGACAGCCTCCGGCGGAATAGACGAAATCGAGGCGGTCTATCGCGCGGCGCTCGAGTTGGGCGTGCCCGTGGCCTCCCTGAGTTTCGATCCGACGCTCGCCCGCGGCCTCGACTATTACACGGGTCCGATCTTCGAGACCGTCCTGCCGGATCATCCGCACATCGGTTCACTGACCGGCGGTGGTCGCTATGATGGACTGGTCGGAACCTTTTCCAAGGCAAACGTGCCGGCCACGGGTACGACGATTGGTCTCGACCGGATTCAGACAGCGCTCACGCAGCTCGGAAAGTTTGCCGCCGCAGCTTCGACGACGCAGGCACTTGTCGCTCGCTTCGACGACGGCGGGATGTCGGAAAATTTGCGGATCGCCGCGGAGCTTCGGCGGGCAGGTTTCCGCGTGGAAGTCTGGTATGATGATGATCGGATGAAAAAGCAGTTTGCTTATGCCGACAAGCAGGGCATCCCGCTGGTACTGATCTGCGGCCCCGAAGAACGCGCGAAGAGCGAGGTGGCGGTCAAGAATCTGCGCACGGCCGAGCAGATTTCGGTGCCGCGTTCGGAACTCGCGCCGCGTGTTTCGTCCTTGCTGAAATAG
- the sfsA gene encoding DNA/RNA nuclease SfsA, whose translation MRFATPLLFGTLLQRYQRFLADVRLESGEHIAAHCPNSGSMKGVNVPGARVAVSHHPSPTRRLQYTWELIHLEGGWVGVNTLIPNRLAADAFETGLIPRFRRYVSYRSEAKIAADTRIDFVMGAAERMWVEVKNVTLVEAGVAKFPDSVTTRGAKHLEHLTRHARTGGRSAMLYVCQHHAAERFTSADEIDPTYGALLRRAVAAGVAVEVWIATVTPEEIRLRERLPFQLT comes from the coding sequence GTGCGATTTGCGACGCCACTGCTATTCGGGACTCTGTTGCAACGCTACCAGCGCTTCCTGGCCGATGTGCGATTGGAGTCCGGGGAGCACATCGCGGCACACTGTCCGAATTCGGGAAGCATGAAGGGCGTGAATGTTCCCGGCGCGCGGGTCGCGGTCAGCCATCATCCGAGTCCGACGCGCCGATTGCAATACACCTGGGAGTTGATCCATCTCGAAGGGGGCTGGGTCGGCGTGAATACGCTGATCCCCAATCGGCTGGCGGCCGATGCATTTGAGACGGGACTTATTCCGCGCTTTCGCCGCTATGTCAGCTACCGGTCTGAAGCGAAGATTGCCGCGGACACGCGCATTGATTTTGTGATGGGTGCAGCGGAGCGGATGTGGGTCGAGGTGAAAAATGTTACGCTGGTCGAAGCCGGGGTGGCGAAATTCCCCGACAGTGTGACGACGCGCGGTGCGAAACATCTTGAACATCTCACTCGACATGCGCGGACCGGCGGCCGATCGGCCATGCTCTATGTCTGTCAGCATCACGCGGCCGAACGTTTCACCAGCGCCGATGAAATCGATCCGACCTACGGGGCCTTGTTGCGGCGCGCGGTGGCGGCGGGAGTTGCCGTTGAAGTGTGGATCGCCACGGTCACGCCTGAAGAAATCCGACTGCGCGAGCGGTTGCCGTTTCAATTGACCTGA
- the mutS gene encoding DNA mismatch repair protein MutS, with the protein MSTPMLKQYHEIKASYPDVVLFYRMGDFFEMFFEDAKLAAEVLGLTLTKRGHGIEGDVPLAGFPHHQLENYLARMTRAGYRVAVCEQVEDPKQAKGIVKRSVTEVVSAGTTFSERALDESKNNYLASVFLQDEHAGLAYADATTGEFFTGVLRLSELPARIAALEPSELLCAHDQRAAIEACLDRVQLALTVLPRWHFSSEAATKTLTGHFGVANLKGFGLGDLDLAVCVAGALVDYLRSMLVERPDVLHDLQVYTEGGELLMDASTRRHLELVNSASGEPRATLYYVLNRTRTAPGARLLRRWLLAPLANLESINERQARVAYLVENPSLLASVGEWLAGTGDLQRTFSRLATHRGSPRDAILVRTVLEKLPTLHSKWSAFPDTPLQPLLDELPPQTALVDFLRSVLVDDPPLTVGEGRSIRDGFSTDLDELRNVRKHAGEWILAHQSDERNRTGISSLKIGYNRVFGYYIEITHAHKDKVPASYIRKQTLTGAERYVTPELKAWEEKILNADERISVLETEIWDKVKVELQSHAETINRLARALAEFDVYQSLARVARECRFARPALSGGGELRIVGGRHPVVESLLPPGTGFVANDLVMGLPDFQIMVLTGPNMAGKSTYLRQNALIVILAQIGSFVPAEAASVGIVDRIFTRIGAGDNLAGGESTFLVEMSEVANILRNATPRSLVVLDEVGRGTSTYDGLSLAWAITEYLHEHPAVAAKTLFATHYHELNKLAIQYDRVQNYRVEVEEWGDRVVFLHRISKGETDRSYGIEVARLAGLPLSIVERARHLLPTWEPARSGECAPVAPPRQAPTFQLTLFENNSQSVLSALQKLDVERLSAREALDKLFEIKEMLNGKES; encoded by the coding sequence ATGTCAACCCCCATGCTCAAGCAGTATCACGAGATCAAGGCCAGCTATCCTGATGTCGTGTTATTCTATCGCATGGGCGACTTCTTCGAGATGTTTTTTGAAGATGCGAAGCTGGCGGCGGAGGTGCTCGGTCTCACGTTGACTAAGCGCGGGCACGGTATTGAGGGCGATGTCCCGCTGGCGGGCTTTCCGCATCATCAGCTGGAGAACTATCTGGCGCGGATGACGCGGGCCGGATATCGCGTGGCGGTTTGCGAGCAGGTCGAGGACCCGAAGCAGGCTAAGGGAATTGTCAAGCGCTCGGTTACCGAGGTCGTGTCGGCCGGCACCACGTTCTCCGAGCGCGCGCTGGATGAATCGAAGAACAACTATCTCGCCAGTGTGTTCTTGCAGGACGAGCATGCGGGTCTGGCTTATGCGGATGCGACCACGGGTGAATTCTTTACGGGGGTACTGCGCTTGTCGGAACTGCCCGCGCGCATCGCGGCTCTGGAGCCGTCCGAGCTGCTGTGCGCGCACGACCAGCGTGCGGCGATTGAAGCCTGTCTGGATCGCGTCCAGCTGGCGCTGACGGTATTACCGCGCTGGCACTTTTCCAGCGAGGCGGCGACGAAGACGCTGACCGGGCATTTTGGCGTCGCGAATCTGAAAGGTTTTGGACTCGGCGACCTCGACCTCGCGGTGTGCGTGGCGGGCGCTTTGGTGGACTATTTGCGCTCCATGCTGGTGGAGCGTCCGGACGTGCTGCACGACTTACAAGTGTACACGGAGGGCGGTGAACTGCTGATGGACGCGAGCACGCGCCGTCATTTGGAGCTCGTCAACTCGGCTTCGGGCGAACCGCGGGCCACGTTGTACTATGTACTGAATCGTACGCGCACCGCGCCGGGCGCGCGGCTATTGCGGCGCTGGCTGCTGGCGCCGCTCGCGAATTTGGAATCGATTAACGAGCGGCAGGCACGAGTTGCCTATCTGGTCGAGAACCCGTCCTTGCTTGCGTCGGTCGGCGAGTGGCTGGCGGGCACCGGCGATTTGCAGCGCACGTTCAGCCGCCTCGCCACGCACCGCGGATCCCCCCGTGACGCGATTCTCGTTCGCACGGTACTCGAGAAGCTGCCAACCCTCCATAGCAAGTGGTCGGCGTTTCCGGACACGCCGTTGCAACCGCTCTTGGACGAATTGCCTCCGCAGACGGCCCTGGTCGATTTCCTCCGATCCGTGCTGGTCGACGATCCGCCGCTGACGGTCGGTGAGGGTCGATCGATTCGCGACGGTTTTTCGACCGATCTTGACGAACTCCGAAATGTGCGCAAGCACGCGGGCGAGTGGATCCTGGCGCACCAGAGCGACGAGCGCAACCGGACGGGGATCAGTTCGCTCAAGATCGGCTATAACCGGGTCTTCGGCTATTATATTGAAATCACGCACGCGCACAAGGACAAGGTGCCCGCGAGCTATATCCGCAAGCAAACCTTGACCGGAGCCGAGCGCTACGTGACGCCCGAGCTCAAGGCGTGGGAAGAGAAGATCTTGAATGCCGACGAGCGAATCAGTGTCCTCGAAACCGAGATCTGGGACAAGGTCAAGGTTGAACTCCAATCTCATGCCGAGACGATTAACCGCCTGGCGCGGGCACTGGCTGAATTCGATGTTTATCAGAGTCTGGCCCGGGTTGCCCGCGAATGTCGTTTCGCTCGTCCTGCGTTGTCCGGGGGCGGCGAACTTCGCATTGTCGGCGGCAGACATCCCGTCGTGGAATCGCTCTTGCCTCCCGGGACCGGGTTTGTCGCGAATGATCTGGTGATGGGCCTGCCCGATTTCCAGATCATGGTGTTGACCGGCCCGAACATGGCCGGCAAGTCCACCTACTTGCGGCAGAACGCTCTCATCGTCATTCTCGCCCAGATTGGCTCGTTTGTGCCGGCCGAGGCCGCCTCGGTTGGCATTGTCGATCGAATCTTCACCAGGATCGGCGCCGGGGACAACCTGGCCGGGGGGGAATCGACGTTTCTGGTCGAGATGAGCGAAGTGGCGAACATTCTCCGTAATGCCACGCCGCGGTCGCTGGTAGTGCTGGATGAGGTCGGACGCGGCACTTCGACGTACGATGGCCTGTCGCTGGCCTGGGCAATTACAGAGTACCTGCACGAGCATCCGGCTGTGGCGGCCAAGACGCTCTTTGCGACACACTATCATGAGCTGAACAAGCTGGCCATTCAGTACGATCGGGTCCAGAACTACCGCGTCGAAGTTGAAGAGTGGGGGGACCGGGTTGTCTTTCTGCATCGGATCTCGAAGGGCGAAACTGACCGTTCATACGGCATTGAGGTGGCACGACTTGCCGGACTGCCGCTTTCCATCGTGGAGCGCGCTCGTCACCTGTTGCCGACCTGGGAACCGGCTCGAAGCGGCGAATGCGCCCCGGTTGCCCCCCCCCGGCAGGCCCCTACTTTTCAGCTAACTCTATTTGAAAACAATAGTCAGAGTGTCCTCTCCGCCCTCCAAAAGCTCGATGTGGAGCGACTTAGCGCTCGTGAGGCGTTGGATAAGCTATTTGAAATAAAGGAGATGCTGAATGGAAAGGAGTCATAG
- a CDS encoding YicC family protein, protein MIFSMTGFGRGEASAEGIRVYAEIRTVNNRYLDFGYRAPRSLQNFEPELRELCRSRIQRGKLNLTLNESRGVDAPSVLRIDTGAAQKLARELHELAVELGLHGGLSLEHLLHFPEILFPVENPQVAELMLTLARAATEAALADLKRMREAEGRNLADDLLERTHEIERALGEIVEKQDGLPQRALEKMRERIKRLVAGESYDDNRLEMELAFLADRLDITEEAVRLRGHIAAFRKTLESPAGTAGKRLEFLLQEMNRESNTIGSKTSSLDISHLSLRMREEIERMREQVQNIE, encoded by the coding sequence ATGATCTTCAGCATGACCGGCTTTGGCCGGGGTGAGGCCTCGGCGGAAGGCATCCGCGTGTATGCCGAGATTCGGACGGTGAATAACCGTTACCTTGATTTCGGCTATCGGGCGCCGCGCAGTTTGCAGAATTTCGAGCCGGAGTTGCGGGAGCTTTGCCGCAGCCGGATCCAGCGGGGCAAACTGAATCTCACGCTGAACGAGTCGCGCGGCGTGGACGCGCCGTCGGTGCTGCGGATCGATACGGGGGCGGCGCAGAAGCTGGCTCGTGAGCTGCACGAACTCGCGGTCGAGTTGGGTTTGCACGGCGGTCTGTCGCTGGAACACTTACTCCATTTTCCGGAGATTCTGTTTCCGGTGGAGAATCCGCAGGTTGCCGAACTGATGTTGACTCTGGCGCGCGCGGCGACGGAGGCGGCGCTAGCGGATTTGAAGCGCATGCGGGAGGCCGAGGGCCGGAATCTGGCGGACGATCTGCTCGAACGCACGCACGAAATAGAGCGGGCGCTGGGCGAGATCGTCGAGAAGCAGGACGGCTTACCGCAGCGGGCGCTGGAAAAGATGCGCGAGCGCATCAAGCGCCTGGTCGCGGGCGAGTCTTACGACGATAATCGGCTCGAGATGGAGTTGGCGTTTCTGGCCGACCGGCTGGATATCACGGAAGAAGCCGTGCGGCTGCGGGGGCACATTGCTGCCTTTCGCAAGACGCTGGAGTCTCCGGCGGGAACGGCGGGCAAGCGCCTCGAATTCCTGTTGCAGGAGATGAACCGCGAATCGAACACGATTGGTTCCAAAACCTCCAGCCTCGACATTTCGCACTTGAGTCTGCGCATGCGCGAGGAGATCGAACGGATGCGCGAGCAGGTTCAGAATATTGAGTAG
- a CDS encoding tetratricopeptide repeat protein has protein sequence MTFAEAFTLLLLVAVVALGAYLYMQRRESSGKEPISPYTEGLRAVLEGDRFRAAQKLRESVARDSSNVDAYLRLGVLAAETGDLVKAIKIHRALTFRADLTQLQKAEVYRALAEDFLKSGDQARALEAVEHVLSLSKKDQWSLERKMALHIAQQDWNGAFEAAERLASAGGSVSARRLAVLKTQDGMRLCRDRKERDGRIQYREAIKHDPTLPAPYLYWGDSYIRESRTEDAVKIWKRLLEMNPERAHLVFERLETHLFDLGRFSEIEQIYRGLTRSNSHTVHAFAALSRFLEKRGDRSDAVTVLNEGLAQNPDSLWLRRRLVQIYADVRDVDRVMSLTRDLLSRVMHESYEFKCDSCGNISLEPLWLCPKCNQLDTYHA, from the coding sequence GTGACATTCGCTGAAGCCTTCACGCTGTTGTTGTTGGTGGCCGTGGTCGCGCTCGGCGCCTATCTCTACATGCAGCGTCGGGAATCGAGCGGCAAGGAGCCGATTAGTCCGTACACGGAGGGCTTGCGCGCCGTGCTGGAGGGCGACCGCTTCCGCGCGGCGCAGAAACTGCGCGAATCGGTGGCGCGTGATTCGTCGAATGTGGACGCGTATCTGCGCCTGGGAGTGCTGGCCGCGGAGACCGGCGACTTGGTCAAGGCGATCAAGATTCATCGCGCCTTGACGTTTCGCGCCGATTTGACGCAGTTGCAGAAGGCGGAAGTCTATCGGGCATTGGCCGAGGACTTTCTGAAATCGGGCGATCAGGCCCGGGCGCTCGAGGCGGTGGAGCATGTGTTGTCGCTTTCGAAGAAGGATCAATGGTCGCTGGAGCGGAAGATGGCGCTGCACATCGCGCAGCAGGATTGGAACGGCGCTTTTGAGGCGGCGGAACGTCTGGCTTCAGCCGGGGGCAGCGTGAGCGCTCGCCGGCTGGCCGTCTTGAAAACTCAGGACGGGATGCGGCTCTGTCGCGATCGCAAGGAACGTGACGGTCGCATCCAGTACCGCGAAGCGATCAAGCACGACCCGACCCTGCCGGCTCCGTATCTCTACTGGGGTGATTCGTACATCCGCGAGAGCCGGACCGAGGATGCCGTCAAGATCTGGAAGCGGCTCCTGGAAATGAACCCGGAACGCGCGCATCTTGTATTTGAGCGTCTTGAAACGCACCTCTTCGATCTGGGGCGCTTCTCGGAAATCGAGCAGATCTATCGTGGACTGACGCGATCGAATTCTCACACGGTTCATGCGTTCGCGGCCCTCTCGCGTTTTCTGGAGAAACGGGGCGACCGTTCCGACGCGGTAACGGTTCTGAATGAGGGGTTGGCGCAGAACCCGGACAGCCTTTGGCTGCGGCGGCGGCTGGTTCAGATCTATGCGGACGTGCGTGACGTCGATCGGGTGATGTCACTGACCCGGGACCTGTTGTCGCGGGTGATGCACGAAAGCTACGAGTTCAAGTGCGACTCATGCGGCAACATCTCGCTGGAGCCGCTGTGGTTGTGTCCGAAATGCAATCAACTGGATACCTATCATGCGTAG
- the miaB gene encoding tRNA (N6-isopentenyl adenosine(37)-C2)-methylthiotransferase MiaB, whose translation MHELVTLHPDLTARPDPLRAAAGEVGTGPAVYIRTYGCQMNVSDSQTIESLLAAHGYRFVDAPDQADVVLVNTCMIRETAEVRALGQLSNLSQLKKRNPHLVIGILGCVAQAKRNEILDEKSFVDLIVGPDSYRKLPVLLEERFISPPGSRGLLETTLLRDELYDDIVPRHVGGVAAFVTIIRGCDKFCSFCVVPRTRGRERSRPLPSIVREVEALLSAGVRDVMLLGQNVDSYRWEGHDFADCLRTVADLPGIARVRYMTSHPTDISSKLLETMGGHSKIMPFLHLPVQAGDNRVLHAMNRHYTRERYLEIIDEARARVPDLALSTDIIVGFPTETEAEFEATLDLVRRVRFDTAFTFKYSARPLTKAARLVDNIPEPVKVNRLERLIALQQQIQEARNREQLGRSTEILVEGPAPKDDRMWTGRTPDFRPVVIPRNGEVAGDLVRVRLDELIGFTFRAVRLN comes from the coding sequence ATGCACGAACTCGTTACATTACATCCTGACTTGACCGCCCGCCCCGACCCGCTGCGCGCAGCCGCCGGGGAGGTCGGAACCGGCCCCGCCGTCTATATCCGGACGTACGGTTGTCAGATGAATGTGTCCGACTCGCAGACGATTGAGTCCTTGTTAGCGGCCCACGGCTACCGCTTTGTCGACGCTCCGGATCAGGCGGATGTGGTGCTGGTTAATACCTGCATGATTCGCGAGACGGCCGAGGTGCGGGCGCTGGGTCAACTATCCAATCTCTCGCAGCTCAAGAAGCGGAACCCGCACCTGGTGATTGGGATTCTCGGTTGTGTCGCGCAGGCGAAGCGCAATGAGATCCTGGACGAGAAATCGTTCGTCGATCTCATCGTCGGCCCCGACTCCTATCGCAAGCTGCCGGTATTGCTGGAGGAGCGGTTCATCAGTCCGCCCGGCTCACGCGGATTGCTCGAGACGACGCTGTTGCGGGATGAACTGTACGACGATATCGTTCCCCGGCACGTCGGCGGCGTCGCCGCTTTCGTTACGATCATCCGGGGTTGCGACAAGTTTTGCAGCTTCTGCGTGGTTCCGCGCACACGTGGCCGCGAACGTTCGCGTCCGCTGCCGTCGATTGTGCGGGAGGTGGAAGCTCTATTGTCGGCGGGTGTGCGGGACGTGATGCTGCTCGGCCAGAACGTGGACTCCTATCGCTGGGAGGGTCACGACTTCGCGGACTGTTTGCGCACCGTGGCCGATCTGCCGGGCATTGCGCGCGTGCGGTACATGACGTCACATCCAACGGACATTTCGTCAAAGCTGCTGGAGACGATGGGCGGGCATTCGAAGATTATGCCGTTCTTGCATCTGCCCGTTCAGGCCGGGGACAACCGCGTGTTGCACGCGATGAACCGACACTATACGCGCGAGCGCTATCTGGAGATTATTGACGAAGCGCGGGCCAGAGTTCCAGACCTGGCTCTGTCCACGGACATTATCGTCGGGTTTCCGACGGAGACGGAGGCGGAGTTCGAGGCCACGCTGGATCTGGTTCGGCGCGTGCGGTTCGACACCGCGTTTACCTTCAAGTACTCGGCGCGTCCGCTGACAAAGGCTGCGCGGCTGGTGGATAACATTCCGGAGCCGGTGAAGGTCAACCGGCTTGAGCGCTTGATCGCGCTTCAGCAGCAAATTCAGGAAGCGCGGAATCGTGAGCAGCTCGGCCGCTCGACGGAGATTCTCGTTGAGGGGCCGGCGCCCAAGGACGATCGGATGTGGACCGGCCGAACTCCTGATTTCCGTCCCGTGGTGATTCCGCGCAACGGCGAGGTGGCCGGGGATCTCGTGCGCGTTCGCCTTGACGAATTGATCGGCTTTACGTTTCGCGCGGTCCGGCTGAATTGA
- a CDS encoding LapA family protein → MWILRWFLLIVVLFFLVGFFSQNSDQVVSVRLLGWSSPDLPLAYMLFLAGLIGYVLCLLVALVNQLRLRSQIANLKRESRAQQTELDRLRNFAIEEDSLGSQSEVGS, encoded by the coding sequence ATGTGGATTCTCCGCTGGTTTCTGCTGATTGTCGTGCTGTTTTTTCTGGTGGGATTCTTCTCGCAGAATTCCGATCAGGTGGTCTCGGTGCGCCTGTTGGGCTGGAGCTCCCCGGACTTACCGCTGGCCTACATGCTGTTTCTGGCGGGACTGATCGGGTACGTGCTGTGTTTGCTCGTGGCGCTGGTCAATCAACTGCGGCTGCGATCACAGATCGCGAATTTGAAGCGTGAGAGCCGAGCCCAGCAGACCGAACTTGACCGCTTGCGCAATTTTGCCATTGAGGAAGATTCGCTCGGCAGCCAAAGCGAGGTGGGCTCGTGA
- a CDS encoding SPOR domain-containing protein produces MRRVLLLVFIMAGAAMAKTAIDLMAEGRFTEARAILDTTQASPRYQLLLYAMTETDAQRACSLYTAITARYPGTDCDSVARERLDLARQMGFTGTQPVAATQPAELIAGRSDNKSGEVILSDARASQAATPKAGVESKPRVETPKTEPVAVAPSTERTKIASTVDAASSAAAKPPVQTVTSPEPKAAAKPEVKSETKTASTPLVADAAPVSPKAAAKPAVATPTPPVVETPKVEKPAAKSPPNVETKIDVPAIAGAKATEPIKPPKVTAPTSVANTPTTSEVTKAAGPATKAEAPTTATKTNATDQSKPVPPVPPKPTSKQKQDQTGSVERKPESPGANAGSVAPAKPVAGETPTATEPAKTAPPSATKPAPAQTKPVAQPATESNSEPATKPLPMPKENPKPAQPTPAKVAPGEEKSPPPSKSVTAEAERTGEIKPASASSERSAVHSSAKSGGWFIQVGAFGNPDNAHRLAQKLESAGYGVKLVPRVQGDKELLQVRVGGYASRDECVPEVDKLKSQFSVPAVIITE; encoded by the coding sequence ATGCGTAGAGTTCTCCTCCTTGTCTTCATCATGGCCGGTGCGGCGATGGCCAAGACGGCGATCGATCTCATGGCAGAAGGCCGTTTTACCGAGGCGCGAGCGATTTTGGACACGACCCAGGCCAGCCCTCGCTACCAGCTCCTCCTGTATGCGATGACGGAGACTGACGCTCAGCGGGCCTGCTCGCTCTATACGGCAATCACCGCTCGCTATCCGGGTACGGATTGCGACAGTGTCGCGCGCGAGCGGCTGGATCTGGCGCGTCAGATGGGGTTCACCGGAACTCAGCCGGTGGCGGCAACGCAGCCCGCGGAGCTGATCGCCGGCCGCTCCGACAACAAGAGCGGCGAAGTCATTTTGTCTGATGCGCGGGCCTCACAAGCAGCGACTCCGAAAGCCGGTGTAGAATCAAAGCCGAGAGTCGAGACGCCCAAGACCGAGCCCGTAGCCGTTGCGCCGTCCACCGAGCGCACGAAGATCGCGTCAACGGTGGACGCTGCGAGTTCTGCAGCCGCCAAGCCGCCGGTCCAGACGGTCACGAGCCCCGAGCCGAAAGCGGCCGCGAAGCCCGAGGTCAAGAGCGAAACGAAGACCGCGTCAACACCGCTGGTGGCGGACGCTGCACCGGTTTCGCCCAAGGCGGCCGCTAAACCGGCAGTGGCGACACCGACGCCACCGGTTGTTGAGACGCCCAAAGTTGAAAAGCCGGCGGCGAAATCACCGCCGAATGTCGAGACGAAAATCGACGTCCCGGCAATCGCCGGTGCGAAGGCGACCGAACCGATCAAGCCGCCCAAGGTAACGGCGCCGACATCCGTAGCGAATACTCCGACGACGTCCGAGGTCACGAAAGCGGCGGGACCCGCAACCAAAGCGGAAGCTCCGACGACGGCGACGAAAACAAATGCAACGGATCAGTCGAAACCTGTCCCGCCCGTTCCGCCGAAACCGACTTCGAAGCAGAAGCAGGACCAAACTGGAAGTGTCGAACGCAAACCGGAGTCTCCGGGGGCGAATGCCGGTAGCGTGGCACCTGCCAAGCCGGTCGCAGGGGAAACACCGACCGCCACTGAACCGGCGAAAACGGCGCCCCCTTCCGCGACGAAACCCGCACCGGCTCAAACCAAGCCGGTGGCACAGCCGGCCACCGAGTCGAACAGCGAGCCGGCGACGAAGCCGCTGCCGATGCCGAAAGAAAACCCAAAACCTGCGCAACCGACACCGGCCAAGGTCGCTCCCGGCGAAGAGAAATCGCCGCCACCATCCAAAAGCGTTACCGCCGAGGCCGAGCGCACAGGTGAGATCAAGCCTGCCTCAGCTTCTTCCGAACGATCTGCTGTGCACTCGTCAGCGAAATCCGGCGGATGGTTTATTCAGGTCGGCGCGTTTGGCAATCCTGACAACGCTCACCGACTGGCACAGAAACTGGAGAGCGCCGGATATGGTGTCAAGCTTGTGCCACGCGTACAGGGTGACAAAGAGCTGCTGCAAGTTCGCGTGGGTGGCTATGCCAGTCGCGATGAGTGCGTTCCGGAGGTGGACAAGCTGAAGTCCCAATTCAGTGTCCCTGCTGTAATTATCACGGAATGA